The following coding sequences lie in one Spirochaetia bacterium 38H-sp genomic window:
- a CDS encoding AAA family ATPase codes for MSDFVFPFSAIVDQEDARTALILGLIDNRIGGVLLTGQKGTAKTSLVRAVSSVMHDIPLIELPLNATEDRLTGSINIERALSGGEIVYEPGLIANAKDGVLYVDEVNLLESHLVDILLDVSATGVLRVEREGVSHSQENRFLLVGSMNPEEGELRPQFLDRFGLCVPVFSVQNEWKRREIIKRRLAFESDKESFFNQYKQEDYILRQQILSARQRLNSVILSDDLLDEAVRLADAASVSGHRAEIIMVMAARALAAFLEHNVASVSLLHIVAPWVLFHRIEGGLFDSPDKVLRRISSVISGDSDSEAKEKKHTELVEMSDDMMVPGAAAAGSIVFDFLKKKILNKSKK; via the coding sequence CGGAGTGCTTCTGACCGGTCAAAAAGGTACTGCAAAAACTTCTCTGGTGAGAGCTGTATCTTCTGTTATGCATGATATTCCTCTGATTGAGCTTCCTCTCAATGCTACCGAGGATAGACTCACAGGTTCTATAAATATAGAGCGGGCACTTTCCGGTGGAGAAATCGTTTATGAGCCTGGCTTGATTGCCAATGCAAAAGATGGTGTTTTGTATGTGGATGAGGTCAATCTATTGGAGAGTCATCTTGTGGATATCCTTCTGGATGTTTCTGCAACAGGTGTATTGAGAGTGGAGAGAGAAGGGGTTTCCCATTCTCAGGAAAATCGTTTCTTGCTTGTTGGTTCCATGAATCCCGAGGAAGGAGAGCTTAGACCTCAGTTTCTTGACCGCTTTGGTTTATGTGTTCCTGTTTTTTCTGTGCAGAATGAGTGGAAAAGAAGGGAGATTATAAAAAGAAGACTTGCCTTTGAATCCGATAAGGAGAGTTTTTTCAATCAGTACAAGCAAGAGGACTATATTCTGCGTCAGCAAATTCTTTCTGCGCGACAGAGGCTGAATTCTGTTATTTTATCGGATGACTTGTTGGACGAGGCTGTAAGGCTTGCAGATGCTGCATCTGTATCAGGTCATAGAGCCGAGATAATCATGGTTATGGCAGCAAGGGCACTTGCCGCATTTCTTGAGCATAATGTTGCTAGTGTTTCTTTACTTCATATTGTTGCTCCATGGGTTCTTTTTCATAGAATTGAAGGAGGGCTTTTTGACTCTCCCGATAAGGTCTTAAGGAGAATCTCTTCTGTTATTTCTGGAGATTCTGACTCAGAAGCTAAAGAAAAAAAGCATACTGAGCTTGTTGAGATGTCCGATGACATGATGGTTCCTGGTGCTGCTGCTGCAGGCAGTATTGTCTTTGATTTTCTTAAAAAAAAAATCCTGAACAAGTCGAAAAAATAA